The proteins below come from a single Alligator mississippiensis isolate rAllMis1 chromosome 2, rAllMis1, whole genome shotgun sequence genomic window:
- the LOC109281707 gene encoding C-type lectin domain family 4 member F — MKAAAENPVYETMIMSDVPCQSCGKVWTGTTTEDCAEDTDRVTSLETFLLPGNLPESSPKRSCILYTLLLLLSLLLAASLGGVMAMYFQEQQEKHRVAEAVQEIRDFWKENSTVNVSVLKQTGQQLVGEIQPLLGLWEEIISPCAVLQEQYHFQERREKRRVAEAVQGIQDFWKQNSTVNVSVLEQTGQQLVGDIQPLLGLWEEILSPCAVLQEQYHFQEQWEKRQMAEAVQGIRDFWKQNSTLNKPDLDQTDQPLLGEIEPLQVLWEEVITPCSVMKNQFRRVMTMLSQGWRHHGGNLYYFSRKKNSWEEAERFCMSQNSHLSSVLSPEEQEYLATQVKGANHWIGLSDREAEGSWRWVDGSKYTEGFWTESQPDNWDQGVGGTEDCVHLDQPSYERWNDANCTLQHRWICKAALG; from the exons atgaaagcagcagcagaaaaccCTGTGTATGAGACCATGATCATGTCAGACGTTCCTTGCCAGTCTTGTGGGAAGG TGTGGACAGGAACTACAACTGAAGACTGTGCTGAGGACACTGATCGTGTGACTTCCCTGGAGACGTTTCTTCTTCCAGGAAACCTTCCTGAGTCCTCTCCAAAGAGATCCTGTATCCTCTAcactctcctcctgctgctgagccTCCTCCTCGCGGCTTCTCTTGGTGGAGTCATGGCCATGT AtttccaggagcagcaggagaagcacCGAGTGGCCGAAGCGGTTCAGGAAATCCGAGACTTCTGGAAGGAAAACAGCACTGTGAACGTGTCTGTCCTGAAGCAGacgg GCCAGCAGCTGGTGGGTGAAATTCAGCCATTACTGGGCCTGTGGGAGGAGATCATCTCGCCCTGCGCTGTGCTCCAGGAGCAATACC ATTTCCAGGAGCGGCGGGAGAAGCGCCGAGTGGCTGAAGCGGTTCAGGGAATCCAGGACTTCTGGAAGCAAAATAGCACTGTGAACGTTTCTGTCCTGGAGCAGACGG GCCAGCAGCTGGTGGGTGACATTCAGCCATTACTGGGCCTGTGGGAGGAGATCCTCTCGCCCTGCGCTGTGCTCCAGGAGCAATACC ATTTCCAGGAGCAGTGGGAGAAGCGCCAAATGGCTGAAGCGGTTCAGGGAATCCGGGACTTCTGGAAGCAAAATAGCACCTTGAACAAGCCCGACCTGGATCAGAcag ATCAGCCGCTGCTGGGCGAAATTGAGCCCTTACAGGTCCTTTGGGAAGAGGTCATCACCCCTTGTTCTGTGATGAAGAACCAGTTCA GGCGTGTCATGACCATGCTTTCTCAAGGCTGGAGACATCATGGGGGGAACCTCTACTACTTCTCAAGGAAGAAAAATTCCTGGGAGGAGGCTGAGCGGTTTTGCATGTCCCAGAACTCACACCTGAGCTCCGTCCTCTCCCCGGAAGAGCAG GAGTATCTTGCCACGCAAGTCAAAGGTGCAAATCACTGGATCGGGCTGAGTGACCGTGAGGCAGAAGGCTCCTGGCGCTGGGTGGACGGCTCCAAGTACACGGAGGG GTTTTGGACAGAAAGCCAGCCAGACAACTGGGATCAGGGAGTTGGAGGGACAGAAGACTGTGTTCACCTGGACCAACCAAGTTATGAAAGATGGAACGATGCCAACTGCACCCTGCAGCACCGCTGGATCTGTAAGGCGGCCCTGGGGTAG